From the genome of Desulfovibrio sp. Huiquan2017:
TTTTATGAGTATCTTTCAAGTTCACGTTAACCGGGCGCCGGTTGCGGGAACCGTGAAAGCCATAAAATACTGGCCTGGGAAATTTTTCAACGCCTCCCTCGATAAGGCCAGCACAGATAACGAACGATGTGGCTATTTGGTTGTTGATGAAAGTGAGTCGCCGTGGAGCATGATTCAAATCGCAGGGTTGATTGCCCGTCGTATAGTCTGTCGAACAGAAGAGGGAGATTCACTTGAAAGAGGCCAAAGATACGGGCTCATTCGATTCGGTTCGTGTGTCGAACTCTATTTGCCTCAAAGCTATCGTCCTACAGTACAGGTCGGGGAGTACGTTCTCGGAGGGCAGAGCGTGATCGCAGAGCGAAAATGAAATCCTCCTATTTGATTGCAATTGAATCTCCCGCCGAATGGAGACTAACGAACCGTTTTACAGTGTGTTCTGCGAGGTGCGCAGTCGTGAGACAAGATGGCGAAATGGATGAACTGGATCGGCAGCTGTTGGACATAGTACAGACGGGATTCCCGTTATGTTCCCGCCCATACGCCGAGCTCGGCAAACAGGTCGGTATAGATGAGAAAGAGGCGATGTCTCGTATCCGGAGAATGCGCG
Proteins encoded in this window:
- a CDS encoding phosphatidylserine decarboxylase family protein, yielding MRSPSIGISPEGFPCIGLTGLSALVLAVLGWAVPACVVLLLCWFSVGFFRDPERVVPQAPGLAVSPADGKVIRMATKSDPMTGEERLCVSIFMSIFQVHVNRAPVAGTVKAIKYWPGKFFNASLDKASTDNERCGYLVVDESESPWSMIQIAGLIARRIVCRTEEGDSLERGQRYGLIRFGSCVELYLPQSYRPTVQVGEYVLGGQSVIAERK